The segment ATGCAATTATATTGGTGAGTATAtacgaaaaatagaaaaagctGAGTATTCAAATTCTGTTTTTCcgttttttgatgaattttctcGGAAAATGTTTGTAAAACCCTTTAGTTTCATGGAAAATGATACGTACTTAACTTTTTCCCCTCATTGTAGGGCAGGGAATTTTTGTAATTGAAGGTTATTGGGTTagaattttaaatgattatacCCCATGAATAATTTGGACACGAACAGTAGAAAACTATTGAAAAGTTAACTTTTTTGGGTGAAAATCTTGATTCAGTAGaaaagaattgatttttatttttattttatatttggttgTTTAGAAAATCAGACAAATTTTGGAAATTGTACTGTGGGACTTGTAATAAATGTGAATGTTTTGTTCTTTGTTAAGTTGGTTTTtaacacaagttttttcattttttttttgtaattataggTGAAAGGCGCTGGAAGCTTTTTTGTTTGCATTGGTGAGAATCTTTATGTAGTAGAAACGATCTTGTTTTCTGTTTGGGTGTTCAGTAGATTGGAATAACTGGGAGATTAAAAATAgagaattttaaattacattagtCTAGTTGATGAAAATCATTCTCTTCTGCTCCTTTTGTTCAAAGTTACTTTTTGCTTGGCTTCTAAGGTTTCGATTTATGTGGGATATTTTGTTCCGTGTTATGCAGAAGATTGACATGACCGGAGCTAATCGCAATGAAAACTTGGTGAAGTTGAAACAAAGTTGGTGAACTGTTGTATTACAAAGTGGCAAAAGTGATGGCTTCTGTGCTGGCTTCTCTGTTTCCAAAACTGGGATCTTTGGGTACTTCAGATCATGCTTCTGTTGCATCTATCAACCTCTTTGTGGCACTCCTTTGTGCTTGCATTATCATTGGTCATCTCTTGGAGGAGAACCGCTGGGTTAATGAGTCCATTACTGCCCTCATAATTGTGAGTGTCACTCCTTTTATTCTACATGTAATGCAGATCGcgtaaacataaataaaattgaagttaCAGACTGGTGTCGCATTTGAATTTGATTCAAATTTCCAGTTTTCtagttatatatattacattCTTTGATTTGCTTACTAACACTTACATTACATGTATGTTTGATAATTGCAGGGTTTGGGTACAGGAGTGGTTATCTTGCTTGTAAGTGGTGGAAAGAGCTCACACCTTTTGGTTTTCAGTGAAGATCTCTTTTTCATATATCTACTTCCTCCAATCATATTTAATGCAGGGTAAAATATCATTATCTTCTCTTGTTACTTTTCTTTCTTGTGGTCCATTGCATATTTTGACTGCTAGTATTGATCCCACAAAATTTGATTATTACATATGTTACTTTCCTCTTTTACAGGTTCCAGGTAAAAAAGAAGCAATTTTTCGTGAACTTCATGACTATAATGCTGTTCGGAGCCATTGGTACCCTGGTCTCATGTGCCATTATATCATTAGGTATTATTGAAAGCATTCTTTTGTAGGAAAATCTAATATGTTTTATTGGTTAGAGAGGTCCTCCTCCAGAGAGTTATTCTGCAACTGGGGTACCTAGTCAACAGATTGATGCTTATTGTGGTTTTATCATAGCTACTGAAGGTACTTGTTTTAAAGAGTAGAGATTACACCGGCCCAAAGTTATCTTCCATATGAGTCATGAAATTGTGATGGATGAAACTGTAATGAGTTCACTGATTTCTCGTGGATTTTCTTCTTGCTAAAACATGTTCACTAGTCAATGTGTATGTTTCTCGAGATAATTTTTGCTTAATTGCTTTTCATATGCTTTTCCACATATCAAGCTGCCTATTTGCGTGCATGATGTTTCATGTCCATGGCCTTGATAATGATAGTGAACAAACGATTATATTCCAGATGTTTCGCTGATGGTAAGGAAGGAGGAGGTTATTTCAAGATGTCTCGAATTTGCTTACCTTCTATCCATCAAGCAATGTTGCAAAGCTTCTCTATTACTAGGGTAGATGTGTTTGATACCTGAAGTTTTGAGCATTTTAGTACATTCACCTAGAGTTTCTGGCGCAGACATGCTActatgtcctttttttttttggtaatgaaATCATCCCTGTTTTATCCTGATCTTGGAATTGAATTTCAATGCAGTAGTATGTGTTAGTTTCTCACAACCTTTGTTAATTAGTGTTTTCTGATATTTTCTCTCTGTTGTGTGAAGGTGCCATTCAAACTTTCAAGAAGTTGGACATTGAATTCCTAGATATTGGGGATTATCTTGGTATTTTTTGAAACCATGGTTGTGTTTGTTCTGTTGTTGATTGCTTGTGTATCTACCTCTGACCGCTCTTATTGCTCTCTCTCTCCACTTGTTAGCAATTGGAGCAATATTTGCTGCCACAGATTCCGTCTGCACATTGCAGGTACAGAAGTAGTGCCCTCATCATATAGCAATGCTAGACCCAATATAATGCCCTAAAGTTCAAGTTTTGCTGCTGCAGGTCCTACATCAGGATGAGACACCCCTCCTTTACAGTCTTGTATTTGGAGAAGGAGTTGTAAATGATGCTACATCGGTGGTGCTTTTCAATGCTATTCAAAACGTTGACCTTACGAGCTTGAATCCCAGTATAGCCCTCAGTTTCCTTGGCAACTTCTTCTATCTGTTCCTTGCTAGCACTTTACTGGGAGCAGGAGTAAGCTTCACTCTGTGAGCGTGTGTGGGAAATGATGTGTCCGTGATGCATCATTCATTAAATCTTTGATATTGACTTCTAGTTTGGATTTCCCCCTCCATTTGACATTTTCTTCTTACTGCAGACTGGTCTTCTTAGTGCTTACATTATCAAGAAGCTGTATTTTGGCAGGTAATGCCTCTATTAAGGAGTCTATGGTAACATAGATTTCGGGTTTTCCTGCTGCAATGAGTTGCAGATATGCTTTGATTACAACAAATTCAGTCCTTAATTAGTGAAGTTGCCTTAATGTCACAAGAACATTATTTGTAACTAATAAATGTAGTATTCTTGCAAGCTTGACTGTTCAGATATGATGCTTTTCTCTGGGATGTCGCTTGACTCTATATCAGTAACTAAATTCCCTACTATAGTTGAAAGGTTATGCCTATTTTATATAGCGAGTTCTACACCTATGGTCTGTTGGAAATGTATTTTCCTGATTATTTTGCTCTAGTTAGATTTAAGATTTCTGGCCTCATTTGCAGATGTATCTATTTGTCACTTATAGCAAACTAATAGGGACTTTCCGTTGTTTGAGACTGTGTTTCTAAGAAGCTAGAGAGAGCCAGAATATATTTGATAGAACTGTAAACATGGTTCATGAAAAAGCTTTTCATATTAAAGTTTTCATGTTCCATTACACTTTCTTATCTAGTGAAACTTTGCTTAGTTCCTTTTTAACTTGACGGAGAAACTTCTTGAcctattctttttcttatttccGTACCTCTGCTTATTGCAGTACTAGTAATGACAAGTTACTTTTACGGTCTCCAGGCACTCCACAGATCGTGAGGTTGCCCTTATGATGCTCATGGCTTATTTATCATACATGCTGGCCGAAGTAAGATCTTCATTTTAGCAAATTGGCACTTATATTCAATATGCATGTTTCTGATACTAGTGACGTAATTGTTCATGTTTGCAGCTATTCTATTTGAGTGGGATTCTCACCGTATTTTTCTGTGGTATTGTGATGTCTCATTACACTTGGCACAATGTGACCGAGAGTTCAAGAGTCACTACAAGGTACAATTTTCTACTTTTCTGCCATGATGTTTTCCAATTTATTCTGCCTGGTCACCCTAGTTTTGTGCATTTATTGTCAAAATTATTTCATCTGCGATCTGCAACCTGTTATTTAGGTCATAACTGCCGAAGCCTtacaacaattaaaataatagctGATCTGATTAGCTTtgacaaatagacacacatttATATAGCTTATGCAAATAATCATTTATATAAATGACTGCATGTCAGCTATCACTTGTGGTAGAAAACTGACATATGTGCACATATTGCAACTAAACGTTATTGTGCTATGTTTCTGTAGGCACACTTTTGCAACTTTGTCATTTCTTGCAGAGACTTTCCTCTTCCTCTATGTGGGCATGGATGCTTTGGATATCGAGAAGTGGAAATTTGTTGGTGACAGGtatcactttttttctttttcattttgaaatGATTGTTAGTGATATTGCGAAAGGAGAACTTTATGTGCGAAGTACGAGAAAGATAAGTATTAATTCTTACATG is part of the Solanum lycopersicum chromosome 1, SLM_r2.1 genome and harbors:
- the nhx4 gene encoding (Sodium/potassium)/proton exchanger 4 isoform X1 translates to MASVLASLFPKLGSLGTSDHASVASINLFVALLCACIIIGHLLEENRWVNESITALIIGLGTGVVILLVSGGKSSHLLVFSEDLFFIYLLPPIIFNAGFQVKKKQFFVNFMTIMLFGAIGTLVSCAIISLGAIQTFKKLDIEFLDIGDYLAIGAIFAATDSVCTLQVLHQDETPLLYSLVFGEGVVNDATSVVLFNAIQNVDLTSLNPSIALSFLGNFFYLFLASTLLGAGTGLLSAYIIKKLYFGRHSTDREVALMMLMAYLSYMLAELFYLSGILTVFFCGIVMSHYTWHNVTESSRVTTRHTFATLSFLAETFLFLYVGMDALDIEKWKFVGDRPGLSISASSILMGLILLGRAAFVFPLSYLSNLMKKSSEEKITFRQQVIIWWAGLMRGAVSMALAYNKFTHGGHTQLQDNAIMITSTITIVLFSTMVFGLMTKPLISLLLPPQRQLSTVSSGANTPKSLTAPLLGSREDSEGDLNVPDLPHPPSLRMLLTAPSHKVHRYWRKFDDAFMRPMFGGRGFAPPAPRSPTEHGP